In the genome of Mucisphaera calidilacus, one region contains:
- a CDS encoding type II secretion system protein, translated as MTNTTDTRPSRAAGFTLIELLVVISIIALLIGILLPALGAARDTARTAIDLGNLRSISQGMFSYSISSKSFLPGPNTSGAHITAGYSDWRQSSTEPTQNMDWISPLFGHALGLSEDRGDRLDDIFNNEFRCPSNTETYNGAVFDAGGVGDVDYENFTVSSYSSPLAFHLWGDNTGANVPLKHGTVASRGNPPPAAEAISLDPGYKGTVDSVGSNSEKVFALDGTRYVDGDGTVTYSGTPRVFQGGNFMVSGPAFADPGGSPYKYNVTGPGKTELTDLAKRYAYRHAGRLNTTFFDGHAKSMDKETAQTVDYFLPTGSVIVNRSATRDSRTPFIENGYVVK; from the coding sequence TTGACCAACACCACCGACACACGACCCAGCCGGGCCGCCGGCTTCACCCTGATCGAACTCCTCGTCGTGATCTCGATCATCGCGCTGCTCATCGGCATCCTCCTCCCGGCACTCGGCGCGGCACGTGACACCGCGCGAACCGCCATCGATCTCGGCAACCTACGCTCAATTTCCCAAGGGATGTTCAGCTACAGCATCAGCAGCAAGAGTTTTCTACCCGGCCCCAACACCTCCGGTGCCCACATCACCGCCGGCTACAGCGACTGGCGACAGTCCAGCACCGAACCAACCCAGAACATGGACTGGATCTCGCCGCTCTTCGGCCACGCGCTGGGCCTCTCCGAAGACCGGGGCGATCGTCTCGACGACATCTTCAACAACGAATTCCGCTGCCCCTCCAACACCGAAACCTACAACGGAGCCGTCTTCGACGCCGGGGGTGTGGGCGACGTCGACTACGAGAACTTCACCGTTTCCAGCTACTCCTCACCGCTCGCCTTCCACCTCTGGGGCGACAACACCGGGGCCAACGTCCCGCTCAAGCACGGCACAGTCGCCAGCCGGGGTAACCCGCCGCCCGCAGCCGAGGCCATCTCGCTCGACCCGGGCTACAAGGGCACCGTCGATTCGGTCGGTTCCAACAGCGAAAAAGTCTTCGCGCTCGACGGCACACGTTACGTTGACGGCGACGGAACCGTCACCTACAGCGGAACGCCTCGCGTCTTCCAGGGCGGCAACTTCATGGTCAGCGGACCCGCCTTCGCCGACCCCGGCGGCTCCCCCTACAAGTACAACGTCACCGGACCCGGCAAGACCGAACTGACCGACCTTGCCAAACGCTACGCCTACCGCCACGCCGGTCGACTCAACACCACCTTCTTCGATGGCCATGCCAAATCCATGGACAAGGAGACGGCCCAGACCGTCGACTACTTCCTGCCCACCGGCTCCGTCATCGTCAACCGCAGCGCCACACGCGACAGCCGCACACCCTTCATCGAAAACGGATACGTCGTCAAGTGA
- a CDS encoding PEP-CTERM sorting domain-containing protein produces MKTARLLQATLALTAITTAANAVQLPTGGFIAVGDVGNATATSDTVTFYSTDDLSSRLFSVALPFESASNNEDFDALTVNPFTGEVYVTAVDSGTPGTVVTTTDLQTNVQDTDGDLDLYRIDFAAFYNDWVNNQNMADVTYHAEQNDSFFGDPVFSGAPNPIQATGDLGTNGIQKIGEIARSQTFRSNTSDIFNKSLAFIDDDTLVYLDEDTDTSGSVAADHEIRLIKRISGPASYDSNTNEGGFNSNTAESWTSTIVGRVLLDGDTNASEPRTIAGYKDPQSGVTGVWVLEGDGGGDDIGFFEIVDESGDDNGPGGSNLNGYRLATTGLPVFALDNDPANDPTTNDGSGDRVLVNPVTGDLIIMESGFFDSPQHEPSVIQREVVDYDASGEILFGAWSPLLQIDGNQPGDDDTQIVDGRYTAYDHINNVLYYHDRDNPFSGGGGSYDGDWWSINLTTGETKLEATDVGNFQIYDNGTFLGFFSFDQVGIEGDYDNDGELTDADVDLLVNAILAGSTDLTYDANSDGVVDANDYILWRDSLYGTTAGDANLDFVVDLLDLSLLASNFDGPGLHGEGDFNADGLVDLLDLSLLASNFDTGNVPEPAGLALLGLGAAAMLRRQA; encoded by the coding sequence ATGAAGACCGCACGCCTGCTTCAGGCCACCCTCGCCCTCACGGCCATCACCACGGCCGCCAACGCCGTCCAGTTGCCCACCGGCGGGTTTATCGCCGTGGGTGACGTCGGCAACGCCACCGCGACCTCCGACACCGTCACCTTCTACAGCACCGACGACCTCAGCTCACGCCTCTTCTCGGTCGCGCTCCCCTTCGAGAGCGCCTCCAACAACGAGGACTTCGACGCCCTTACCGTCAACCCCTTCACAGGCGAGGTCTATGTCACCGCCGTTGACTCGGGCACCCCCGGCACCGTTGTCACCACCACCGACCTGCAGACCAACGTCCAGGACACCGATGGCGACCTCGACCTCTACCGCATCGACTTCGCCGCCTTCTACAACGACTGGGTCAACAACCAGAACATGGCCGACGTGACCTACCACGCCGAGCAGAATGACAGCTTCTTCGGCGACCCCGTCTTCTCCGGCGCCCCCAACCCCATTCAGGCCACCGGCGACCTCGGCACCAACGGCATCCAGAAGATCGGCGAGATCGCCCGGTCCCAGACCTTCCGCAGCAATACCAGTGATATCTTCAACAAGTCCCTCGCCTTCATCGACGACGATACCCTCGTCTACCTTGATGAGGACACCGACACCTCCGGCAGCGTCGCTGCTGATCACGAGATCCGCCTCATCAAGCGCATCTCCGGACCCGCCAGCTACGACAGCAACACCAACGAGGGCGGCTTCAACAGCAACACCGCCGAGTCATGGACCTCCACCATCGTCGGCCGCGTCCTGCTCGATGGCGACACCAACGCCTCCGAACCCCGCACCATCGCCGGATACAAGGACCCCCAGTCGGGCGTCACCGGCGTCTGGGTCCTCGAGGGTGACGGCGGCGGCGACGATATCGGCTTCTTCGAAATCGTCGATGAGTCCGGCGACGACAACGGCCCCGGCGGCTCCAACCTCAACGGCTACCGTCTCGCCACCACCGGCTTGCCCGTCTTCGCACTCGATAACGACCCCGCGAACGACCCCACCACCAACGACGGCTCCGGCGACCGCGTCCTGGTCAACCCCGTCACCGGTGACCTGATCATCATGGAGTCCGGCTTCTTCGACAGCCCCCAGCACGAGCCCTCCGTCATCCAGCGCGAGGTCGTCGACTACGACGCCTCCGGCGAAATCCTCTTCGGTGCATGGTCGCCCCTCCTGCAGATCGACGGCAACCAGCCCGGCGACGACGACACCCAGATCGTCGACGGACGCTACACCGCATACGACCACATCAACAACGTCCTCTACTACCACGATCGTGATAACCCCTTCAGCGGCGGCGGCGGCAGCTACGACGGCGACTGGTGGTCCATCAATCTCACCACCGGCGAGACAAAGCTCGAAGCCACCGACGTCGGCAACTTCCAGATCTACGACAACGGCACCTTCCTCGGCTTCTTCTCCTTCGACCAGGTCGGCATCGAGGGCGACTACGACAACGACGGCGAACTGACCGACGCCGACGTCGACCTCCTCGTCAACGCCATCCTCGCCGGCTCCACCGACCTCACCTACGACGCCAACAGCGACGGCGTGGTCGACGCCAACGATTACATCCTCTGGCGCGATAGCCTCTACGGCACCACCGCCGGCGACGCCAACCTCGACTTCGTCGTCGACCTCCTCGACCTCTCCCTCCTCGCCTCCAACTTCGACGGCCCCGGCCTCCACGGCGAAGGCGACTTCAACGCCGACGGACTGGTCGACCTCCTCGACCTCTCCCTCCTCGCCTCCAACTTCGACACCGGCAACGTCCCCGAGCCCGCAGGCCTCGCACTGCTCGGTCTCGGTGCCGCCGCCATGCTCCGCCGTCAGGCCTGA
- a CDS encoding NupC/NupG family nucleoside CNT transporter, with the protein MLILRGLIGLAVLVLLAWLLSSHRTRFPWRVVLWGYLLQIGLAFLVLRSEAGEAAIKGAAWVFKGIVSQATGPVVTLFGQGYADTQTHPAFGPGIAFAASGLVIVIFFSSLMAVLYHLGVLQVVIWTLARLLARVLGVSGAESMAIAANVFVGQTEAPLVIKPYLERLTRSELFAVMTGGFATIAGSVMAIYISMLGDELGPHLFAASVMSAPAAFVFAKVIMPETEDPKTGAHMPLELNRTSTNLVDAAAQGATDGMRLWLNIIAMILAFVALVNLVNWPLSAWVLWEEPMSLSRIFGWVFAPLAWVIGISSWQDCQVIGSLIGTKVAVNEFIAYLDLQAIIDNGELEDERSGMMAAYMLCGFANFGSIGIQIGGIAALVPSLRTKLADIALRAMIAGLLASLATATVAGMFSSLSLTPPASVGG; encoded by the coding sequence ATGCTGATCCTACGCGGTCTCATCGGGCTGGCTGTCCTTGTGCTGCTGGCATGGCTACTCTCGTCGCACCGGACGCGGTTTCCCTGGCGTGTCGTGTTGTGGGGTTATCTGCTTCAGATCGGTCTGGCGTTCCTGGTGCTTCGCTCTGAGGCGGGCGAGGCGGCGATCAAGGGAGCGGCGTGGGTGTTCAAGGGCATCGTGAGTCAGGCGACGGGTCCTGTGGTCACGCTGTTTGGCCAGGGGTATGCGGACACGCAGACGCACCCGGCATTTGGCCCTGGGATCGCGTTCGCGGCGAGCGGTCTGGTGATCGTGATTTTTTTCTCGTCGCTGATGGCGGTTCTCTATCACCTCGGGGTTCTCCAGGTTGTCATCTGGACGCTTGCGCGGCTGCTGGCGCGGGTGCTGGGGGTTTCGGGTGCCGAGTCGATGGCGATCGCGGCGAATGTGTTTGTCGGTCAGACCGAGGCTCCGCTGGTGATCAAGCCTTACCTTGAGCGGCTGACACGGTCGGAGCTGTTTGCGGTGATGACGGGTGGTTTCGCGACGATCGCGGGTTCGGTGATGGCGATCTACATCTCGATGCTGGGCGACGAACTGGGGCCGCACCTGTTTGCTGCGTCGGTGATGAGTGCGCCGGCGGCGTTCGTGTTCGCGAAGGTGATCATGCCGGAGACGGAGGATCCGAAGACGGGCGCTCACATGCCGTTGGAGCTGAACCGGACGTCGACGAACCTGGTGGATGCCGCGGCGCAGGGTGCGACGGACGGGATGCGTCTGTGGCTGAACATCATCGCGATGATCCTGGCGTTCGTGGCGCTGGTGAATCTCGTGAACTGGCCGCTGAGTGCGTGGGTGCTGTGGGAGGAGCCGATGTCGCTGTCGCGGATCTTCGGCTGGGTGTTCGCTCCGCTGGCGTGGGTGATCGGGATCTCGTCGTGGCAGGACTGCCAGGTGATCGGTTCGCTGATCGGGACGAAGGTGGCGGTGAACGAGTTCATCGCCTACCTGGACCTGCAGGCGATCATCGACAACGGCGAGCTGGAGGACGAGCGGTCGGGGATGATGGCGGCCTACATGCTGTGCGGATTCGCGAACTTCGGGTCGATCGGCATCCAGATCGGCGGGATCGCGGCGCTGGTGCCGAGTCTGCGGACGAAGCTGGCGGATATTGCGCTGCGTGCGATGATCGCGGGCCTGCTGGCGTCGCTGGCGACGGCGACGGTGGCGGGGATGTTCAGCAGCCTGTCGCTTACGCCCCCCGCGAGCGTCGGCGGGTGA
- a CDS encoding SprT family zinc-dependent metalloprotease produces the protein MDLVEAENLALRLMSEQGLVGWSFGFNHRRRALGICNFTDRRIELSRHFVLRHEVSEVRETILHEIAHAIAGPKAGHGLAWKAACLRLGIAPRVRGEAEMPEGRWRAVCPGCGVCHSRYRRPMRGRDYYCKACGPERGKLRFRAGVEKDRVPVQ, from the coding sequence ATGGATCTCGTTGAGGCTGAGAATCTCGCCCTGCGTCTGATGTCGGAGCAGGGTCTTGTGGGGTGGTCGTTTGGTTTCAATCACCGTAGGCGTGCGCTGGGCATCTGCAATTTCACGGATCGGCGGATCGAGTTGTCGCGTCACTTCGTGTTGCGTCATGAGGTGTCGGAGGTCCGTGAGACGATCCTGCACGAGATTGCACACGCGATCGCGGGTCCGAAGGCGGGTCACGGCCTAGCGTGGAAAGCGGCCTGTCTTCGGCTCGGGATAGCGCCGCGTGTTCGGGGTGAGGCCGAGATGCCTGAGGGTCGCTGGCGAGCGGTCTGCCCGGGATGCGGCGTGTGTCACAGCCGGTACCGCAGGCCGATGCGCGGCCGGGATTATTACTGCAAGGCGTGCGGTCCGGAGCGTGGGAAGCTGCGATTTCGAGCCGGGGTCGAAAAAGATCGCGTGCCGGTGCAATAG
- a CDS encoding LysM peptidoglycan-binding domain-containing protein — protein sequence MPSIRFDVGFLFALVVSAALVAGCRYEPEQMPEPVPAPSSSSLTYHRESPVADETFASPPEPIDRVAEPEFAEPGPPPPPSEGYAEDSEPVDERATPEQLPAIKTYEVKKGDTLSSISLEQYGTVRRWQEIAEANPGIDPNKMAIGTVLIIPD from the coding sequence ATGCCCAGCATTCGATTTGACGTTGGTTTTCTGTTCGCTCTGGTTGTTAGTGCTGCGCTCGTGGCGGGTTGTCGTTACGAGCCGGAGCAGATGCCTGAGCCGGTTCCGGCCCCCTCCTCATCGAGTCTGACGTATCACCGTGAGAGCCCTGTGGCGGACGAGACGTTCGCTTCGCCGCCGGAGCCGATCGACAGGGTTGCGGAGCCTGAGTTTGCGGAGCCGGGCCCGCCGCCGCCGCCATCGGAGGGTTACGCGGAGGATTCCGAGCCTGTGGACGAGCGTGCGACGCCTGAGCAGTTGCCGGCGATCAAGACGTATGAGGTGAAGAAGGGTGACACGCTGTCGTCGATCTCGCTGGAGCAGTACGGCACGGTTCGCCGCTGGCAGGAGATCGCGGAGGCGAACCCGGGCATCGATCCGAACAAGATGGCGATCGGCACGGTCTTGATCATCCCGGATTAA
- the queA gene encoding tRNA preQ1(34) S-adenosylmethionine ribosyltransferase-isomerase QueA, producing the protein MRTDDLNFDLPAERIAQHPAEPRDTAKLMLIDRATRRVEHLRVRDLPNLGILGSSDLMVVNDTRVLPASFHGIRTDTGGALRGLFLEQTADGQWLLMLETRGHLKHDETITLHDTHGQPALTLRLTQHLDAGNWLARPETHADPIDTLERIGTMPLPPYIRKARKQAGLPEVESEDAQRYNTVFAEQAGSAAAPTAGLHLTPQLLEQLCIAGLSLATVTLHVGLGTFAPVRTELLEQHALHSERIVVPPETIAALQRTRESSGRILAVGTTSVRTLESLPDPLPADGYTGSTDLYVHPGLDFNFRFTDRLLTNFHLPGSTLLALVASLPGVGIEQLLDWYRTAIDHDYRFYSYGDAMLLL; encoded by the coding sequence ATGCGCACCGATGACCTCAACTTCGACCTCCCCGCCGAACGCATCGCTCAGCACCCCGCCGAGCCTCGCGACACCGCGAAACTCATGCTCATCGACCGCGCCACCCGTCGCGTCGAACACCTCCGCGTCCGCGACCTCCCCAATCTCGGCATCCTCGGCTCATCAGACCTGATGGTCGTCAATGACACCCGCGTCCTGCCCGCCTCCTTCCACGGAATCCGGACCGACACCGGCGGCGCACTCCGCGGCCTCTTCCTCGAACAGACCGCCGACGGCCAATGGCTTCTCATGCTCGAAACCCGAGGCCACCTCAAACACGACGAGACCATCACCCTCCACGACACCCACGGCCAGCCAGCACTCACGCTCCGTCTGACCCAACACCTCGACGCCGGCAACTGGCTCGCACGCCCCGAAACCCACGCCGATCCCATCGACACCCTCGAACGCATCGGCACCATGCCCCTGCCTCCCTACATCCGCAAAGCACGCAAGCAGGCCGGACTCCCCGAGGTCGAGTCCGAAGACGCCCAACGCTACAACACCGTCTTCGCCGAGCAGGCCGGTTCCGCCGCAGCGCCCACCGCCGGCCTCCACCTTACACCCCAACTCCTCGAACAACTCTGCATCGCAGGCCTCTCCCTCGCCACCGTCACCCTCCACGTCGGTCTGGGAACCTTCGCACCCGTGCGCACCGAACTGCTCGAACAGCACGCCCTCCACAGCGAACGCATCGTCGTCCCGCCCGAAACCATCGCCGCGCTCCAGCGGACGCGCGAATCCAGCGGACGCATCCTCGCCGTCGGTACCACCTCCGTCCGCACCCTCGAATCCCTCCCCGACCCGCTCCCAGCCGACGGCTACACCGGCTCCACTGACCTCTACGTCCACCCAGGCCTCGACTTCAACTTCCGATTTACCGACCGACTCCTCACCAACTTCCACCTGCCCGGCTCCACACTCCTCGCCCTCGTCGCCTCCCTCCCCGGCGTCGGGATCGAACAACTCCTCGACTGGTACCGCACCGCCATCGACCACGACTACCGCTTCTACAGCTACGGCGACGCGATGCTCCTCCTCTGA
- the tatC gene encoding twin-arginine translocase subunit TatC: MPLDQPDEHQAFGEMSIGDHLEELRKRILYALIGTGVAAILTFAFGFQLIAWIARPLLQAQEALGYPPAVYAFDPTVGFTSVYLRVSLIAAAILASPWILYQLWRFIAVGLYAHEKRVVHILAPFSAVMTLLGVAFTYYILLPICLVFFIGWAGYYPEVEPGDRGLMLSLIYGRPAIETPVESEPDTSALQLPVLQNDPETLSEGMVWLDARLGALRAVIDGEVHTLMARQPRMLQPMPELGQFIGFAAFMGLGIVAAFQLPVIMLVVGWSGLIDPAWVRGFRRHALLAVLATSAILTPSDLLSMVVLALPLYTLFEFGLLLMAWVYRDPSFPEDA; the protein is encoded by the coding sequence ATGCCCCTGGACCAGCCCGACGAACACCAGGCCTTTGGCGAGATGAGCATCGGCGATCATCTCGAAGAACTCCGCAAACGCATCCTCTACGCACTCATCGGCACCGGCGTCGCGGCCATCCTCACCTTCGCCTTCGGCTTCCAGCTCATCGCATGGATCGCCCGCCCGCTCCTCCAGGCACAGGAGGCCCTCGGCTACCCGCCCGCCGTCTACGCCTTCGACCCCACCGTCGGCTTCACATCCGTCTACCTCCGCGTCTCCCTCATCGCCGCCGCCATCCTCGCCTCGCCCTGGATCCTCTACCAGCTCTGGCGATTCATCGCCGTCGGCCTCTACGCCCACGAGAAACGCGTCGTCCACATCCTCGCACCCTTCAGCGCCGTCATGACACTCCTGGGCGTCGCCTTCACCTACTACATCCTCCTCCCCATCTGCCTCGTCTTCTTCATCGGATGGGCCGGATACTACCCCGAAGTCGAACCCGGCGACCGCGGACTCATGCTCAGCCTCATCTACGGCCGACCCGCCATCGAAACACCCGTCGAATCCGAACCCGACACCAGCGCCCTCCAACTCCCCGTCCTCCAAAACGACCCCGAAACCCTCTCCGAAGGCATGGTCTGGCTCGACGCACGCCTCGGCGCCCTCCGCGCCGTCATCGATGGGGAGGTCCACACCCTCATGGCACGCCAGCCTCGCATGCTCCAGCCCATGCCCGAACTCGGCCAGTTCATCGGCTTCGCCGCCTTCATGGGCCTGGGCATCGTCGCCGCCTTCCAACTCCCCGTCATCATGCTCGTCGTCGGATGGTCCGGCCTCATCGACCCCGCATGGGTCCGCGGCTTCCGACGCCACGCACTCCTCGCCGTCCTCGCCACCTCCGCCATCCTCACCCCCAGCGACCTGCTCAGCATGGTCGTCCTCGCACTGCCCCTCTACACCCTCTTCGAATTCGGGCTCCTCCTCATGGCATGGGTCTACCGCGACCCCTCATTCCCCGAAGACGCCTGA
- the truB gene encoding tRNA pseudouridine(55) synthase TruB, which translates to MNHPPNPAPVYDGLLLVDKPLRLSSMDVLRVLRRGLSAAGAKVRGKGPGRVKTGHAGTLDPLATGLLICCVGRATRAVDRLMGQPKQYVAEVDLSAFTTTDDREGERAEVAVDHPPAEADVLDVLPGFVGVIEQAPPAYSAIHVAGRRAYELARSGEAVDLPTRPVRVDGIRLEAYAWPVARLVIDCGKGVYIRSLARDLGRALGTGGHLASLRRTAIGAYRVADAVGIERCEAAVYPGDLLAVPPVEADAEGDQASSGNEGSR; encoded by the coding sequence ATGAACCACCCTCCAAATCCGGCTCCTGTGTATGACGGTCTGCTGCTCGTCGATAAACCCTTGCGTCTCAGCTCGATGGACGTTTTGCGGGTGCTGCGTCGTGGTTTGTCGGCGGCGGGTGCGAAGGTTCGGGGCAAGGGGCCGGGGAGGGTGAAGACGGGGCACGCGGGAACGCTGGACCCGCTGGCGACGGGGTTGCTGATCTGCTGCGTGGGCCGGGCGACGCGGGCGGTGGACCGGCTGATGGGCCAGCCCAAGCAGTACGTGGCGGAGGTGGACCTGTCGGCGTTCACGACCACGGATGACCGGGAGGGGGAGCGGGCGGAGGTGGCGGTGGACCACCCCCCTGCCGAGGCGGACGTGCTGGATGTTCTGCCGGGGTTTGTGGGGGTGATCGAGCAGGCTCCGCCGGCCTATTCGGCGATTCACGTGGCGGGGAGGCGGGCGTATGAGCTGGCACGATCGGGCGAGGCTGTCGACTTGCCGACGCGGCCGGTGCGGGTCGACGGGATTCGTCTGGAGGCGTATGCGTGGCCGGTGGCGCGGCTGGTGATTGACTGCGGGAAGGGTGTGTATATCCGCTCGCTGGCGCGTGATCTCGGCCGGGCGCTGGGGACGGGCGGGCATCTGGCGTCGCTTCGGCGGACGGCGATCGGGGCTTATCGTGTGGCGGATGCGGTGGGGATCGAGCGTTGCGAGGCGGCGGTCTATCCGGGCGACTTGCTGGCCGTCCCCCCAGTTGAGGCAGATGCGGAGGGGGATCAGGCGTCTTCGGGGAATGAGGGGTCGCGGTAG
- a CDS encoding DNA methyltransferase, producing the protein MKRQTRRRRFQFDSTDSSRVNHYVFRYPAKFHPPVARALVREFSALGDTVLDPFCGSGTLSVEALLAGRNAVALDVDPVAVFVTQMKCKRWQICRLTKSTNTLLSMADELERSSSEYRRRRFQDLPRSRFRAALSAERLWVPDIPNIEHWFRRYVLLDLARLLNAISSAPIGPTARSFLHLCFAATIRASSNADPVPVSGLEVTSHMLAKDADGRTINPFAIFRRHVTASLKGMTAFSDACPSNVVSQVAQRDAATTDHYPYPMADVAITSPPYNGAVDYYRRHTLEMYWLGFTETREQRLGLLDRYIGRPSVPMRHKFVTSPSYTPLIHQWESTMRSHSEARANAFLHYCTAMRRVFAGLYAAIRPGGRAIFVVGRSNWNGRSLPTDRLMHELAGDQYDLEDVAWYPIKNRYMSYSRHNNANINREYVLIYRRIS; encoded by the coding sequence TTGAAGAGGCAGACGCGCAGACGGCGGTTTCAATTCGACAGCACGGATTCGTCTCGTGTTAACCACTACGTGTTCCGCTATCCAGCGAAGTTCCATCCGCCGGTTGCACGAGCCCTTGTAAGGGAATTCAGTGCCTTAGGCGATACCGTACTTGATCCATTCTGCGGCAGTGGGACTCTATCGGTAGAAGCCTTGCTGGCGGGGCGAAATGCAGTCGCTTTAGACGTTGATCCCGTTGCGGTTTTCGTCACGCAGATGAAGTGCAAGCGATGGCAAATCTGTCGTCTCACCAAATCTACCAACACCTTACTGTCGATGGCAGATGAACTGGAGCGATCTTCGTCGGAGTATAGACGACGTAGATTCCAAGATTTACCGAGGTCGCGGTTTCGCGCCGCCCTGTCAGCCGAACGACTCTGGGTACCAGATATTCCAAACATCGAGCATTGGTTTCGGAGATACGTACTTCTCGACCTTGCGCGACTGTTGAATGCCATCTCATCAGCACCCATTGGACCAACTGCACGGAGTTTCCTACATCTTTGCTTCGCAGCAACCATCCGCGCTTCCTCCAATGCTGATCCTGTGCCAGTATCCGGCCTAGAAGTAACATCGCATATGCTCGCGAAGGATGCAGACGGACGTACTATAAACCCATTTGCGATTTTTCGTCGTCATGTGACTGCTTCACTCAAAGGAATGACAGCCTTCTCAGATGCGTGCCCAAGCAATGTGGTTAGCCAGGTTGCACAGCGCGATGCGGCAACAACGGATCACTATCCATATCCCATGGCGGATGTAGCCATCACTTCGCCCCCATATAATGGGGCAGTCGATTATTATCGGAGGCATACACTTGAAATGTACTGGCTAGGCTTCACAGAAACACGCGAACAGCGCCTAGGGCTCCTCGACAGATATATTGGACGACCATCTGTGCCGATGAGGCATAAGTTTGTGACATCTCCTTCTTACACGCCACTGATACACCAGTGGGAGAGCACAATGCGATCACATTCAGAGGCAAGGGCAAATGCGTTTTTGCATTATTGCACTGCAATGCGGCGTGTGTTTGCGGGACTTTATGCCGCGATCAGGCCAGGAGGTCGAGCCATTTTTGTTGTTGGGCGAAGCAATTGGAACGGACGCTCGTTGCCGACCGACCGCCTAATGCATGAGCTCGCAGGGGATCAGTATGATCTTGAAGATGTAGCATGGTATCCAATCAAGAATCGTTACATGTCATACTCCCGTCATAATAATGCTAATATTAATCGTGAATACGTGCTTATATACCGGAGGATTTCGTGA